In the genome of Triticum urartu cultivar G1812 chromosome 5, Tu2.1, whole genome shotgun sequence, one region contains:
- the LOC125556004 gene encoding NDR1/HIN1-like protein 6: protein MGKRSAPRYPEDENKGGGVCCCLCGCCCFLLVLLALLAGAAAYLFYTMKPKPPSYSVSKMAVSKFDFSSSDLTLYTKLVATVRAENPNDKIGIKYADGSHTVVSYRGTPLCSGKLPTFFQGHNNVTMLEISMEGRHGFGSGLQEALEESEKAGNVPLDVYVTVPVQLQLDTYDLHQIKVNVHAALVVDSISPKKPPTIKSATYQGNVEF, encoded by the coding sequence ATGGGGAAGCGCAGCGCCCCCCGCTACCCCGAGGACGAGAACAAAGGCGGCGGCGTGTGCTGCTGCTTGTGCGGCTGCTGCTGCTTCCTCTTAGTCCTCCTTGCATTATTGGCCGGCGCGGCGGCCTACCTCTTCTACACCATGAAGCCCAAGCCGCCGTCCTACTCCGTGAGCAAGATGGCCGTCTCCAAGTTCgacttcagctcctccgacctcacGCTCTACACTAAGCTCGTCGCCACCGTCCGCGCCGAGAACCCCAACGACAAGATCGGCATCAAGTACGCGGACGGCTCCCACACCGTCGTCTCCTACCGCGGCACGCCGCTGTGCTCCGGCAAGCTCCCCACCTTCTTCCAGGGCCACAACAACGTCACCATGCTGGAGATCTCCATGGAGGGGCGCCACGGGTTCGGGTCCGGCCTGCAGGAGGCGCTCGAGGAGAGCGAGAAGGCCGGCAACGTGCCGCTCGACGTGTACGTCACCGTGCCGGTGCAGCTGCAGCTGGATACCTACGACCTGCATCAGATCAAGGTGAACGTGCACGCGGCTCTCGTCGTCGACAGCATATCGCCCAAGAAGCCGCCTACCATCAAGTCGGCCACTTACCAGGGCAACGTAGAGTTCTGA